The proteins below come from a single Iocasia fonsfrigidae genomic window:
- a CDS encoding DeoR/GlpR family DNA-binding transcription regulator: protein MIPYARRKTILELMHSKEIIYLDEIKEKTNVSLATVRRDLKTLAEEGQIELLSGGAARLIINVAEKSVEEKINLNREEKKVIGSYAATLIGDGQFVFLGPGTTENYIIRHLKGKNVTVVTNGAFHINELVRYNINSIILGGDLLTDIAVLVGPFAINQVTNMNFDKCFIGASGISFDRGLSTSIMDVAEINKIVIERSREVYFIGDSTKIGKNSRYKFAEIKEEHKLITTKKADVKNLDSKKVILVK from the coding sequence ATGATTCCTTATGCTAGGAGGAAGACTATTCTTGAATTAATGCATTCGAAGGAGATTATATATTTAGATGAAATTAAGGAGAAAACCAATGTATCTTTAGCGACGGTTAGGAGGGATTTAAAGACTTTGGCTGAAGAGGGTCAAATAGAGTTGTTATCAGGTGGTGCAGCCAGATTAATAATTAATGTAGCCGAAAAATCTGTAGAAGAAAAAATCAATCTCAATCGGGAAGAAAAAAAGGTGATTGGCAGTTATGCAGCAACTCTTATTGGTGATGGCCAGTTTGTTTTTTTGGGACCTGGTACTACCGAAAATTATATTATAAGACATTTAAAAGGAAAAAATGTAACCGTCGTAACAAATGGAGCCTTTCATATTAATGAATTAGTAAGATATAATATTAATTCAATCATTTTGGGGGGAGATTTATTAACAGATATTGCAGTGCTTGTTGGCCCATTTGCTATAAACCAAGTTACAAATATGAATTTTGATAAGTGTTTTATTGGGGCATCAGGCATTTCCTTTGACCGTGGGTTATCTACATCGATTATGGATGTGGCTGAAATAAATAAAATTGTAATTGAAAGGTCTAGGGAGGTTTATTTTATAGGTGATTCTACCAAAATAGGCAAAAACTCAAGGTATAAATTTGCTGAAATAAAAGAAGAACATAAGCTTATTACTACTAAAAAGGCTGATGTAAAGAATTTAGATTCTAAGAAAGTTATTTTGGTGAAATGA
- the yicI gene encoding alpha-xylosidase, protein MKFTEGYWLRSERANAIYASQAYIVEKIPNGMRVVAPERVIHSREGALDVATITTEFTSTAENVIGVRSYHYEAYESGEATFKKNTNPQEVTVSIDEDEAVMTAGQLTVRVNRKEWQYQFEVEGKVLTSCGFRNLAYMQYDRKDATRFPEDNYLLADYKPYMLTELVLQPGECVYGLGERFTAFVKNGQVVETWNEDGGTSSQVAYKSIPFYMTSRGYGIFVDHTANVSFEVASEKVEYVGFSVPGEELRYQFIYGENNQEILSRYTALTGKPALPPAWSFGLWLSTSFTTDYDEETTSSFIQGMKERDIPLRVFHFDCFWMKEFHWSDLEWDERIFPDTAAMLKRYKKRGLKISLWINPYIAQGTEFFKEGAAKGYLLKRQDGKGIKQLDSWQPGMGLVDFTNPKAVEWYTNKLRKLLEMGVDCFKTDFGERIPIDVEYFDGSDPVSMHNYYTFLYNQAVFDLLKEVKGEKEAVVFARSATAGSQQFPVHWGGDSSASYASMAETLRGGLSFAMSGFSFWSHDIGGFELTTTADLYKRWVQFGLLSTHSRLHGSKSYRVPWLFDEEASEVLKKFTKLKCQLMPYIYQMAVKARDTGVPVMRPMVLVFDEDPAVKYLDMQYMLGESLLVAPIFQENGEVDYYLPHGKWTHLLSGEIREGGCWYHDQYDYFSLPLYVSPNTLLAVGANKEKPDYDYTSGITFHLYQLADGNKAAAKVPGLKGEIMMISSAERIGNKIILSTSKLAKDMGFVLHDICNLKDIQGASYSVDGDKVKIIPEEKEVIVEI, encoded by the coding sequence ATGAAATTTACTGAGGGTTATTGGCTGAGGAGTGAGAGAGCAAATGCAATATATGCATCACAGGCCTATATTGTAGAGAAAATACCAAACGGTATGAGGGTGGTAGCACCAGAAAGGGTTATACACTCAAGGGAAGGTGCCCTTGATGTAGCAACAATTACCACTGAATTTACTTCTACAGCTGAGAATGTTATTGGTGTTCGTAGTTATCACTATGAGGCATATGAAAGTGGAGAAGCTACTTTTAAGAAAAATACTAATCCACAGGAGGTTACAGTTTCAATTGATGAAGATGAGGCTGTAATGACTGCGGGTCAGCTTACAGTGCGTGTTAATCGAAAGGAATGGCAGTACCAGTTTGAAGTAGAGGGAAAGGTGTTAACAAGCTGTGGGTTTCGTAATCTTGCTTATATGCAATATGATCGAAAAGATGCTACTAGGTTTCCGGAGGATAATTATTTACTGGCAGATTACAAACCATATATGTTGACAGAACTGGTACTCCAGCCAGGAGAATGTGTTTATGGTTTAGGGGAACGGTTTACTGCCTTTGTCAAAAATGGTCAGGTGGTAGAGACCTGGAATGAAGATGGTGGCACTTCTTCTCAGGTGGCCTATAAGAGTATACCCTTTTATATGACTAGCCGGGGATATGGTATTTTTGTTGATCATACAGCTAATGTTTCCTTTGAGGTTGCTAGTGAGAAGGTGGAATATGTAGGGTTTTCTGTACCGGGTGAAGAACTTAGATACCAATTTATTTACGGTGAAAACAATCAAGAAATTCTATCAAGGTATACTGCGCTAACAGGTAAGCCAGCTCTGCCGCCAGCCTGGTCATTTGGCCTGTGGTTATCTACTTCATTTACTACTGATTATGATGAAGAGACTACCAGTTCTTTTATACAGGGAATGAAAGAACGGGATATACCACTACGTGTTTTTCATTTTGATTGTTTCTGGATGAAGGAATTCCACTGGTCTGATCTAGAGTGGGATGAAAGGATTTTTCCAGATACAGCAGCTATGTTAAAGCGTTATAAAAAAAGGGGATTGAAAATTTCCCTCTGGATTAACCCTTATATTGCCCAGGGCACAGAGTTCTTTAAAGAAGGTGCAGCAAAGGGATATTTACTAAAAAGACAAGATGGGAAGGGTATTAAACAACTTGATAGCTGGCAGCCTGGTATGGGTTTAGTTGATTTTACAAATCCTAAGGCAGTAGAATGGTATACAAATAAATTGAGAAAACTATTAGAAATGGGTGTCGATTGCTTTAAAACAGACTTTGGTGAAAGGATTCCAATTGATGTCGAATATTTTGATGGTTCTGACCCTGTCTCTATGCATAATTACTATACCTTCCTTTATAACCAGGCGGTATTTGATCTTTTAAAAGAGGTAAAGGGTGAAAAAGAGGCTGTAGTATTTGCTAGAAGTGCAACAGCAGGGAGTCAACAGTTTCCAGTTCACTGGGGTGGTGACAGCTCTGCCAGTTATGCTTCCATGGCTGAAACCCTAAGAGGGGGGTTATCCTTTGCTATGTCAGGTTTTTCTTTCTGGAGCCATGATATAGGTGGATTTGAGTTAACAACTACAGCAGATTTATACAAGCGCTGGGTGCAATTTGGTCTTTTGTCTACCCACAGTAGACTTCATGGTTCTAAGAGTTATCGAGTACCCTGGTTGTTTGATGAAGAGGCTAGTGAGGTATTAAAGAAATTTACCAAGCTAAAATGTCAATTAATGCCCTATATCTACCAGATGGCGGTCAAGGCCAGAGATACTGGTGTGCCTGTAATGAGGCCCATGGTACTTGTTTTTGATGAAGACCCTGCTGTTAAGTATCTTGATATGCAGTATATGTTAGGTGAGTCTTTACTGGTTGCCCCAATTTTTCAGGAAAATGGTGAGGTTGATTATTACCTTCCTCATGGTAAGTGGACCCATCTACTATCTGGAGAAATAAGGGAAGGCGGCTGCTGGTATCATGATCAATATGATTATTTTTCTCTACCTCTATATGTAAGTCCTAATACCTTGCTTGCCGTGGGAGCGAATAAAGAAAAACCTGATTATGATTATACCAGTGGAATAACATTTCATTTATATCAACTGGCAGATGGTAATAAGGCTGCTGCTAAAGTGCCAGGGCTTAAGGGAGAAATTATGATGATATCATCGGCGGAGAGAATTGGTAATAAGATTATATTATCAACATCAAAACTAGCTAAAGATATGGGTTTTGTTTTACATGATATTTGTAATCTTAAGGATATTCAAGGTGCTTCTTATAGTGTTGACGGAGATAAGGTTAAGATAATCCCAGAAGAAAAGGAAGTTATTGTGGAAATATAA